A window of the Canis lupus baileyi chromosome 8, mCanLup2.hap1, whole genome shotgun sequence genome harbors these coding sequences:
- the COPS6 gene encoding COP9 signalosome complex subunit 6 yields the protein MRRWPTEADGEGAGPRLAGAGKMAAAANGTGGSSGMEVDAAVVPSVMASGVTGSVSVALHPLVILNISDHWIRMRSQEGRPMQVIGALIGKQEGRNIEVMNSFELLSHTVEEKIIIDKEYYYTKEEQFKQVFKELEFLGWYTTGGPPDPSDIHVHKQVCEIIESPLFLKLNPMTKHTDLPVSVFESVIDIINGEATMLFAELTYTLATEEAERIGVDHVARMTATGSGENSTVAEHLIAQHSAIKMLHSRVKLILEYVKASEAGEVPFNHEILREAYALCHCLPVLSTDKFKTDFYDQCNDVGLMAYLGTITKTCNTMNQFVNKFNVLYDRQGIGRRMRGLFF from the exons ATGCGCCGCTGGCCTACGGAAGCCgacggggagggggcggggccgaggctgGCGGGCGCGGGGAAAATGGCGGCGGCGGCGAACGGGACTGGAGGGAGCAGCGGGATGGAGGTGGATGCGGCAG TAGTCCCCAGCGTGATGGCCTCCGGCGTGACGGGGAGCGTCTCCGTCGCTCTTCATCCCCTCGTCATTCTCAACATTTCAGACCATTGGATTCGCATGCGCTCCCAGGAGGGGCGGCCTATGCAGG TGATTGGGGCGCTGATCGGGAAGCAGGAGGGCAGAAATATCGAGGTGATGAACTCCTTTGAGCTGCTGTCCCACACCGTGGAGGAGAAGATTATCATTGACAAGGAGTATTACTACACCAAGGAGGAGCAGT TCAAACAGGTGTTCAAGGAGCTGGAGTTTTTGGGTTGGTATACCACCGGGGGGCCGCCTGACCCCTCTGACATCCACGTCCACAAGCAG GTGTGCGAGATCATCGAGAGCCCTCTCTTTCTTAAGTTGAATCCTATGACCAAGCACACAGAT CTTCCCGTCAGTGTTTTTGAGTCTGTCATCGATATAATCAATGGAGAG GCCACGATGCTGTTTGCGGAACTGACCTACACTCTGGCCACAGAGGAAGCTGAACGCATTGGCGTCGACCACGTGGCCCGAATGACAGCCACAGGCAGCGGGGAGAACTCCACAG TGGCCGAACACCTGATAGCACAACACAGTGCCATTAAGATGCTGCACAGCCGGGTCAAGCTCATCTTGGAATATGTCAAGGCCTCTGAAGCGG GAGAGGTTCCCTTTAACCATGAGATCCTGCGGGAGGCCTATGCTCTGTGTCACTGCCTCCCTGTGCTCAGTACAGACAAGTTCAAGACAGACTTTTACGAT CAATGTAATGACGTGGGGCTCATGGCCTACCTTGGCACCATTACCAAAACCTGCAACACCATGAACCAGTTTGTGAACAAGTTCAACGTCCTCTATGACCGACAAGGCATCGGCAGGCGGATGCGGGGGCTCTTCTTCTGA
- the MCM7 gene encoding DNA replication licensing factor MCM7 isoform X1, translating to MAVKDYVLEKEKVKKFLQEFYQDDEFGKKQFKYGNQLVQLAHREQVAMYIDLDDVAEDDPELVDSICENARRYTRLFADAVQELLPQYKEREVVNKDVLDVYIEHRLMMEQRSRDPGAARSPQNQYPPELMRRFELYFQGPSSNKPRVIREVRADSVGKLVTVRGIVTRVSEVKPRMVVATYTCDQCGAETYQPIQSPTFMPLIMCPSQECQTNRSGGRLYLQTRGSKFIKFQEMKMQEHSDQVPVGNIPRSITVLVEGENTRIAQPGDHVSVTGIFLPILRTGFRQVVQGLLSETYLEAHRVVKMSKSEDDESAAVELSREELRQITEEDFYEKLAASIAPEIYGHEDVKKALLLLLVGGVDQSPRGMKIRGNINICLMGDPGVAKSQLLSYIDRLAPRSQYTTGRGSSGVGLTAAVLRDSVSGELTLEGGALVLADQGVCCIDEFDKMAEADRTAIHEVMEQQTISIAKAGILTTLNARCSILAAANPAYGRYNPRRSLEQNIQLPAALLSRFDLLWLIQDRPDRDNDLRLAQHITYVHQHSRQPPAQFEPLDMKLMRRYISMCREKQPTVPESLADYITAAYVEMRREAWASKDATYTSARTLLAILRLSTALARLRMVDTVEKEDVNEAIRLMEMSKDSLLGDKGQTARTQRPADVIFATVRELVSEGRSVRFSEAEQRCISRGFTPAQFQAALDEYEELNVWQVNTARTRITFV from the exons ATGGCAGTTAAAGACTACGTGCTCGAGAAAG AAAAGGTTAAGAAATTCCTACAAGAGTTTTATCAGGATGATGAATTTGGCAAGAAGCAGTTCAAGTACGGGAACCAGTTG GTTCAACTGGCTCATCGGGAACAAGTGGCAATGTACATAGACCTAGATGATGTAGCTGAGGATGACCCTGAGTTGGTGGACTCCATCTGTGAGAATGCCAGACGCTACACCAGGCTCTTTGCTGATGCTGTACAAGAGCTGCTGCCTCAGTACAAGGAGAGGGAG gtGGTAAACAAAGATGTTCTGGATGTTTACATTGAACATCGGCTGATGATGGAACAGCGGAGCCGCGACCCTGGGGCAGCCCGAAGCCCGCAGAACCAGTACCCTCCCGAACTCATGCGCAGATT tGAGCTCTACTTTCAAGGCCCAAGCAGTAACAAGCCTCGTGTGATCCGGGAAGTACGGGCTGACTCTGTGGGGAAATTGGTCACTGTACGTGGAATTGTCACTCGTGTCTCCGAAGTCAAACCCAGGATGGTGGTGGCCACTTACACTTGTGACCAGTGTGGAGCAGAGACCTACCAGCCG ATCCAGTCTCCTACTTTCATGCCTCTGATCATGTGCCCCAGCCAGGAGTGCCAGACCAATCGCTCAGGAGGGCGGCTGTATCTGCAGACACGTGGTTCCAAATTCATCAAATTCCAAGAGATGAAGATGCAGGAACAT AGTGACCAAGTGCCCGTGGGAAACATCCCTCGTAGCATCACCGTGCTGGTAGAAGGTGAAAACACAAGGATCGCCCAGCCCGGGGACCATGTCAGCGTCACTGGCATCTTCTTGCCCATCTTGCGCACTGGGTTCCGACAGGTGGTACAG GGTCTCCTCTCTGAAACTTACCTGGAAGCCCACCGAGTTGTGAAAATGAGCAAGAGTGAGGACGACGAGTCTGCGGCTGTAGAGCTAAGCAGGGAGGAGTTGAGGCAAATTACAG AGGAAGATTTCTATGAGAAGCTGGCAGCCTCCATCGCCCCGGAGATCTATGGACACGAAGACGTGAAAAAGGCCCTGTTGCTCCTGCTGGTGGGAGGGGTGGATCAGTCTCCTCGGGGCATGAAGATCAGGG GCAACATCAACATTTGCCTGATGGGGGACCCAGGTGTGGCCAAGTCCCAGCTGTTATCCTACATCGATCGCCTGGCACCCCGCA GCCAGTACACGACGGGCCGGGGCTCCTCAGGAGTGGGGCTCACAGCGGCTGTACTGAGAGACTCTGTGAGCGGAGAACTAACCCTAGAGGGTGGGGCCCTCGTGCTGGCTGACCAGGGAGTGTGCTGCATTGATGAGTTTGACAAGATGGCCGAGGCAGACCGCACAGCCATCCATGAAGTCATGGAGCAGCAGACCATCTCCATTGCCAAGGCCGGCATTCTCACCACACTCAATGCCCGCTGTTCCATCCTGGCCGCCGCCAACCCTGCCTACGGGCGCTACAACCCTCGCCGCAGTCTGGAGCAGAACATACAGCTTCCTGCTGCGCTGCTGTCCCGATTTGATCTCCTTTGGCTGATCCAGGACCGGCCTGACCGGGACAATGATCTCCG GTTGGCCCAGCACATCACCTACGTGCACCAGCACAGCCGGCAGCCCCCAGCCCAGTTTGAGCCGTTGGACATGAAACTGATGAG ACGTTATATCTCCATGTGCCGGGAGAAGCAGCCCACGGTGCCTGAGTCCCTGGCCGACTACATAACAGCAGCATATGTGGAGATGAGGCGAGAGGCTTGGGCCAGCAAGGATGCCACCTACACATCAGCCCGGACGCTGCTGGCCATCCTGCGGCTGTCCACCGCCCTG GCGCGTCTGCGGATGGTGGACACAGTGGAGAAGGAAGATGTGAATGAAGCCATAAGGCTAATGGAGATGTCAAAGGACTCCCTTCTGGGCGACAAGGGGCAGACGGCGAG gacccagagacccgCAGATGTGATCTTTGCCACTGTCCGGGAGCTGGTCTCCGAGGGCCGAAGTGTGCGGTTCTCAGAAGCGGAGCAGCGCTGCATATCCCGAGGCTTCACGCCTGCCCAGTTCCAGGCGGCTCTAGATGAGTATGAGGAGTTAAATGTCTGGCAGGTTAATACTGCCCGGACACGGATTACTTTTGTTTGA
- the MCM7 gene encoding DNA replication licensing factor MCM7 isoform X2 — MYIDLDDVAEDDPELVDSICENARRYTRLFADAVQELLPQYKEREVVNKDVLDVYIEHRLMMEQRSRDPGAARSPQNQYPPELMRRFELYFQGPSSNKPRVIREVRADSVGKLVTVRGIVTRVSEVKPRMVVATYTCDQCGAETYQPIQSPTFMPLIMCPSQECQTNRSGGRLYLQTRGSKFIKFQEMKMQEHSDQVPVGNIPRSITVLVEGENTRIAQPGDHVSVTGIFLPILRTGFRQVVQGLLSETYLEAHRVVKMSKSEDDESAAVELSREELRQITEEDFYEKLAASIAPEIYGHEDVKKALLLLLVGGVDQSPRGMKIRGNINICLMGDPGVAKSQLLSYIDRLAPRSQYTTGRGSSGVGLTAAVLRDSVSGELTLEGGALVLADQGVCCIDEFDKMAEADRTAIHEVMEQQTISIAKAGILTTLNARCSILAAANPAYGRYNPRRSLEQNIQLPAALLSRFDLLWLIQDRPDRDNDLRLAQHITYVHQHSRQPPAQFEPLDMKLMRRYISMCREKQPTVPESLADYITAAYVEMRREAWASKDATYTSARTLLAILRLSTALARLRMVDTVEKEDVNEAIRLMEMSKDSLLGDKGQTARTQRPADVIFATVRELVSEGRSVRFSEAEQRCISRGFTPAQFQAALDEYEELNVWQVNTARTRITFV, encoded by the exons ATGTACATAGACCTAGATGATGTAGCTGAGGATGACCCTGAGTTGGTGGACTCCATCTGTGAGAATGCCAGACGCTACACCAGGCTCTTTGCTGATGCTGTACAAGAGCTGCTGCCTCAGTACAAGGAGAGGGAG gtGGTAAACAAAGATGTTCTGGATGTTTACATTGAACATCGGCTGATGATGGAACAGCGGAGCCGCGACCCTGGGGCAGCCCGAAGCCCGCAGAACCAGTACCCTCCCGAACTCATGCGCAGATT tGAGCTCTACTTTCAAGGCCCAAGCAGTAACAAGCCTCGTGTGATCCGGGAAGTACGGGCTGACTCTGTGGGGAAATTGGTCACTGTACGTGGAATTGTCACTCGTGTCTCCGAAGTCAAACCCAGGATGGTGGTGGCCACTTACACTTGTGACCAGTGTGGAGCAGAGACCTACCAGCCG ATCCAGTCTCCTACTTTCATGCCTCTGATCATGTGCCCCAGCCAGGAGTGCCAGACCAATCGCTCAGGAGGGCGGCTGTATCTGCAGACACGTGGTTCCAAATTCATCAAATTCCAAGAGATGAAGATGCAGGAACAT AGTGACCAAGTGCCCGTGGGAAACATCCCTCGTAGCATCACCGTGCTGGTAGAAGGTGAAAACACAAGGATCGCCCAGCCCGGGGACCATGTCAGCGTCACTGGCATCTTCTTGCCCATCTTGCGCACTGGGTTCCGACAGGTGGTACAG GGTCTCCTCTCTGAAACTTACCTGGAAGCCCACCGAGTTGTGAAAATGAGCAAGAGTGAGGACGACGAGTCTGCGGCTGTAGAGCTAAGCAGGGAGGAGTTGAGGCAAATTACAG AGGAAGATTTCTATGAGAAGCTGGCAGCCTCCATCGCCCCGGAGATCTATGGACACGAAGACGTGAAAAAGGCCCTGTTGCTCCTGCTGGTGGGAGGGGTGGATCAGTCTCCTCGGGGCATGAAGATCAGGG GCAACATCAACATTTGCCTGATGGGGGACCCAGGTGTGGCCAAGTCCCAGCTGTTATCCTACATCGATCGCCTGGCACCCCGCA GCCAGTACACGACGGGCCGGGGCTCCTCAGGAGTGGGGCTCACAGCGGCTGTACTGAGAGACTCTGTGAGCGGAGAACTAACCCTAGAGGGTGGGGCCCTCGTGCTGGCTGACCAGGGAGTGTGCTGCATTGATGAGTTTGACAAGATGGCCGAGGCAGACCGCACAGCCATCCATGAAGTCATGGAGCAGCAGACCATCTCCATTGCCAAGGCCGGCATTCTCACCACACTCAATGCCCGCTGTTCCATCCTGGCCGCCGCCAACCCTGCCTACGGGCGCTACAACCCTCGCCGCAGTCTGGAGCAGAACATACAGCTTCCTGCTGCGCTGCTGTCCCGATTTGATCTCCTTTGGCTGATCCAGGACCGGCCTGACCGGGACAATGATCTCCG GTTGGCCCAGCACATCACCTACGTGCACCAGCACAGCCGGCAGCCCCCAGCCCAGTTTGAGCCGTTGGACATGAAACTGATGAG ACGTTATATCTCCATGTGCCGGGAGAAGCAGCCCACGGTGCCTGAGTCCCTGGCCGACTACATAACAGCAGCATATGTGGAGATGAGGCGAGAGGCTTGGGCCAGCAAGGATGCCACCTACACATCAGCCCGGACGCTGCTGGCCATCCTGCGGCTGTCCACCGCCCTG GCGCGTCTGCGGATGGTGGACACAGTGGAGAAGGAAGATGTGAATGAAGCCATAAGGCTAATGGAGATGTCAAAGGACTCCCTTCTGGGCGACAAGGGGCAGACGGCGAG gacccagagacccgCAGATGTGATCTTTGCCACTGTCCGGGAGCTGGTCTCCGAGGGCCGAAGTGTGCGGTTCTCAGAAGCGGAGCAGCGCTGCATATCCCGAGGCTTCACGCCTGCCCAGTTCCAGGCGGCTCTAGATGAGTATGAGGAGTTAAATGTCTGGCAGGTTAATACTGCCCGGACACGGATTACTTTTGTTTGA